From the Microbacterium thalassium genome, one window contains:
- a CDS encoding zeta toxin family protein, with protein sequence MTVAWELGEAQSREILEQLVVPAVFPDSTPHAVPTVIFVAGQVGSGRTRVIGGLAAQHPADLAVVSGDGLRAFHPRYLAAVRSGDLEAQRTVAEETSPWFAACLRHARAITRSLVIEGAFPNPSTVVSTAGVFANDGFQTRVVVVGVSRAESVMGMVSAHLTNVRDGIRTPFPGVELHDRGWDGTRGLVAMLEESADADQLTILDRTGRVVFDEKRSDAQPRFAGAVAALERAQERPMSPLEAAQWMSELRRVTEFAADHPDAEGAVTGALIELYEIGVRDVLPALAVPQGSQVVARQQRQYVDHLTRLRHSLRPAAPRFAPAPVPVTPTPDRGGISR encoded by the coding sequence GTGACCGTTGCATGGGAGCTCGGTGAGGCCCAGAGCCGGGAGATCCTCGAGCAGCTCGTGGTGCCCGCGGTCTTCCCCGATTCGACTCCGCACGCAGTTCCGACGGTGATCTTCGTGGCCGGCCAGGTCGGCTCGGGCCGGACCCGCGTGATCGGTGGGCTGGCCGCCCAGCATCCAGCCGACCTCGCTGTCGTCAGCGGCGACGGGCTCCGCGCCTTTCACCCGCGCTATCTCGCCGCGGTTCGAAGTGGCGACCTGGAGGCGCAGCGCACGGTCGCTGAGGAGACGTCGCCGTGGTTCGCTGCGTGTCTGCGGCACGCGCGGGCGATCACGCGCTCCCTAGTGATCGAGGGGGCGTTCCCGAACCCTTCGACGGTGGTGTCGACTGCCGGGGTGTTCGCGAACGACGGTTTCCAGACGCGTGTGGTCGTGGTCGGTGTGTCGCGGGCCGAGAGCGTCATGGGCATGGTTTCGGCGCACCTGACGAACGTGCGGGACGGCATCCGTACCCCCTTCCCCGGCGTCGAACTGCACGACCGGGGTTGGGACGGCACGCGCGGGCTGGTTGCGATGCTGGAGGAGTCGGCGGACGCCGACCAGCTCACGATCCTCGATCGCACGGGCCGGGTTGTCTTCGATGAGAAGCGGTCCGACGCGCAGCCTAGGTTCGCGGGTGCGGTTGCGGCTCTCGAGCGCGCGCAGGAGCGGCCGATGTCGCCGCTTGAGGCGGCGCAGTGGATGAGCGAGCTGCGGCGGGTCACGGAGTTCGCGGCGGATCATCCGGATGCCGAGGGCGCGGTGACCGGGGCGCTGATCGAGCTGTATGAGATCGGCGTGCGCGATGTGCTTCCTGCCCTCGCGGTGCCGCAGGGGTCGCAGGTTGTCGCCCGCCAGCAGCGTCAGTACGTCGACCACCTGACGCGTCTTCGTCACAGCCTGCGTCCCGCGGCGCCGCGGTTCGCGCCGGCACCCGTACCGGTCACCCCGACGCCGGACCGCGGCGGGATCTCGCGGTAG